The DNA region GACATCAATGAACTGGCAGAACACTCGACCTATGAAGAGACTGTATTTCTGCTATTGTATGGAAAACTCCCAGATCAAGCAGAATTGTCATCCTTCAATGAAAAGCTCATTTCCTACAGACATGTAATAGAGGAAGTAATAAACAAATTAACCCAGCTTCCGTGTACCTGCCATCCCATGTCCATGCTCAGAACTGGAATATCGCATATGGAATGTATTGATGAGTTTTGCCTCACCCCTGCAGATATTCAAAGCAAGCAAGAGGCAGGGATTAAACTCATAGCCCAGATGCCTGTGCTTACAGCTGCCATATCACGAATACTGAATAATAAAGAACCGATTTACCCTGACCCCGGCCTTTCCCATGCTGCTAATTTCCTGTATATGCTTAAAGGTGAAAGAGCAGATCCCCTGGAAGAGAAGGTTATGGATGTATCACTCATAATTCAAGCAGATCATGGAATGAACGCATCTACCTTTGCGAGCCTGGTTGTAGCTGCTACTTTGAGCGATATACATTCGGCAATTACAGCAGGAATCGCTGCACTGAAAGGACCCTTGCATGGAGGGGCAAATGAAGAAGTCTTGAAGATGCTGCTGAATTTCCATTCTGTAGAAGAGGCAGAATATTATGTGGAAGACCTGGTAGCAAGGAATCTAAGGATAGTGGGTTTTGGCCACAGGGTGTATAAGACATATGATCCAAGAGCTATAATTCTCGAACAATATGCAAAGGATATCAGCCGGATCACAAACAATCAAGGACTATACGAGATCGCCCATACTATCGAAAAAAAGGTGTGGAAGGACTGGGTCATAAAGGTGTTTTCCCAAATGTAGATTTTTATTCTGGTCTAATATATTACAGTATGGGGATTGATACAATAATGTTCACCCCTATCTTTGCCGTCAGCCGAATTGCCGGCTGGGTGGCTAGGGTTATAGAATACCTGGAAGATAACAGGATATTCAGGCCGCTTGCTGTGTATGTAGGGCCAAGGGACCTGAAGTATGTGCCTGTTGAAGAGCGTGCTTAACAGCTTATTCTTGTTATGTCATCTGTCCAGATTAACCGAAATATCTATTATTTTCTTCACCTTTTCCCACGATTCTGTGATTAAAAAACTCTCTTCCATATTTTCCACCAATATAAATGAATTTTTTCTGTCATTACCGAAAAATAAATTAGTAAAATATATCATGTAAGCCGTACTATATGATGACATGGATACTAACAAACGGTATAAATGGTGGTTAAAAGCGCTCTCAGGAGCAGATGAAGTCCAAGCAAGACGTTTTGCCGGTGCAATAGCACTTGAAATTGGTTGGGGTGGAATTACAAAAGTGAGAGAACTAACAGGAATGTCCCATTCAACCATCAGTAAAGGGATAAAAGAAATCAAAACCTCAGAGAAACTTGAACTTCCAAAAAGACTTCGAGCACATGGCGGAGGAAGAAAAAAGGTAGAAGAAAAAGATCCTAGAATCATTATTGATCTTGAAAATATTATGGATGAAAATACTTCAGGTGATCCAATGAGTCTCCTAAAGTGGACAAATAAATCCACTTATAAGATTGCAGATGAACTGAGAAAGCTAGAACATAAAATCGATCCAGATACAGTAGGACGTATTTTGAAAGAAAACGATTACTCACTTCAGGCAAATAAGAAAAATATCGAAGGTTCTTCAGTACCAGAAAGAGACGCTCAGTTTAGATATATAAATGAACAAGCCAAAGAATTCACAAGTCAAGATTATCCAGTGATATCAGTTGATGCAAAAAAGAAAGAAAACGTAGGGGAATTCAAAAACCCTAGAAGAACTTGGACAAAAAAAGGCCAGGCCAAAGACGTCAATGTGTATGATTTTCCTTCACTTGGAAAAGGAAAGGCTACACCATATGGGATTTATGATATAAATAAAAATGAAGGAATGGTAAATGTTGGAATGAGTTATGATACCTCCGAATTTGCCGTTGAAAGCATCAGGCAATGGTGGATTCTGTTTGGAAGAATAAATTATCAAAATGCAAAAAAGTTGATGATTTGTGCAGATGGTGGGGGGAGTAATGGAAGTCGCAATAAAGGCTGGAAATTTCACCTGCAAGAATTGGTGAACCAAATTAAAATACCGATAACAGTTTGCCATTATCCTCCTGGGACAAGTAAATGGGACAAGATAGAACATTGCATGTTTTCATTTATTACCATTAATTGGAAAGGGAAACCACTCGTTAGCTATGAAACAATCATTAAACTTATCAGTGGTACAAAAACAAAAAAAGGTCTTACTGTGGCATCGCAATTGGATGAAAAGGATTATAATAAAGGTGTCAAAATCTCAGATGAAGATATGGCAAAATTGCGGATAGAATGCCATTCCTTACATCCTAAATGGAATTATTCTATTTTACCAAACGGAGATTAATTTATATAAGTTATTTTTCGGTGAACCCTAAGCATAGCGATCTTCCCTATTGTTATTCTTTCTTGAGTGATTTTCGCTTCAAACCCATCTTCGTCAGTTTCTCACTTAAATTCTTCTTTTTCCCTCTATAAATAA from Methanosarcinales archaeon includes:
- a CDS encoding citrate/2-methylcitrate synthase; translation: MDDTTKENLEFSRGLQDIVASVTQIGYIDGQAGKLEYRGYDINELAEHSTYEETVFLLLYGKLPDQAELSSFNEKLISYRHVIEEVINKLTQLPCTCHPMSMLRTGISHMECIDEFCLTPADIQSKQEAGIKLIAQMPVLTAAISRILNNKEPIYPDPGLSHAANFLYMLKGERADPLEEKVMDVSLIIQADHGMNASTFASLVVAATLSDIHSAITAGIAALKGPLHGGANEEVLKMLLNFHSVEEAEYYVEDLVARNLRIVGFGHRVYKTYDPRAIILEQYAKDISRITNNQGLYEIAHTIEKKVWKDWVIKVFSQM
- a CDS encoding ISAzo13 family transposase, with the translated sequence MDTNKRYKWWLKALSGADEVQARRFAGAIALEIGWGGITKVRELTGMSHSTISKGIKEIKTSEKLELPKRLRAHGGGRKKVEEKDPRIIIDLENIMDENTSGDPMSLLKWTNKSTYKIADELRKLEHKIDPDTVGRILKENDYSLQANKKNIEGSSVPERDAQFRYINEQAKEFTSQDYPVISVDAKKKENVGEFKNPRRTWTKKGQAKDVNVYDFPSLGKGKATPYGIYDINKNEGMVNVGMSYDTSEFAVESIRQWWILFGRINYQNAKKLMICADGGGSNGSRNKGWKFHLQELVNQIKIPITVCHYPPGTSKWDKIEHCMFSFITINWKGKPLVSYETIIKLISGTKTKKGLTVASQLDEKDYNKGVKISDEDMAKLRIECHSLHPKWNYSILPNGD